Genomic DNA from Salvia miltiorrhiza cultivar Shanhuang (shh) chromosome 1, IMPLAD_Smil_shh, whole genome shotgun sequence:
taagatgaaaaataatagtaatttaattataatcacGAAGTTTCTTAATTAGTTGTgaaatattcatatattttttttcgtaTTAGGTCGCATCACACTAATCTATATCCCAAGGAATAATACTCGGACCCTTAGTTCCCTAGAGAATATTTAATTACTCCGTAAAGATAATAATTAGGCAGAACCGAACAGTAGTTGTAAAAATTGCGCTTATTTAAGGTTTCCCACTTAAGCAAATTAAAGCGTAAACTTCCGACATATATAAATGGCGTGGATTTGGACGACGGCGATCGCAGCGATCTCGTTATTCCTCTACCTCCTTCATCAATGGCGGAACCCCTCAAACAAGAAGAAACTCCCTCCCGGCCCAAAAGGCCTACCGATCATCGGCCATTTCCACTTACTAAGCAAGAATCCTTACCACGATCTTCACCGTCTAGCCCGCAAATACGGCCCGATCATGTACACGCGCTTCGGCTCCATCCCGACCATCATCGTCTCCTCCCCCTCCGCCGCCGAGCTCTTCTTAAAGACCCACGACCTCAGCTTCGCGAGCCGCCCCCACAGCGAGGCCGCCTACCACATGGGCTACGAGCAGCGCAACATCGTCTTCGGCCGCTACGGGCCCTACTGGCGCAGCATGCGCAAGCTCTGCACGCTCGAGCTCCTCAGCGCCCTCAAGGTCGGCCAGTTCGAGCCGATGAGGAGAGCGGAGCTCGCGATCCTGGTGAGCTCgctgagggaggcggcggcggcgcgtgAGGTGGTGGATATGAGCGCTAAGATCATGTCGACCAATGCTGACATGACGTGCTTGATGGTGTTTGGGAGGAAGTTCGCGGAGAGGGATTTCGACGAGAGGGGGTTTAAGGAGGTGATGGTGGAGACGATGGTGGAGTCGGCGGCGTTCAATCTCGGCGACTATTTCCCGTATCTCAGGTGGCTGGATCTCTGGGGATCAGTGCGGCGGCTGAAGAAACTGAGCGTGATCTTCGACGCATTTCTCGAGAAGATCATCGACGATCATGTTGAGAGGAAGGAGAGGAGTCACGATTTCGTGGATACGATGCTGTCGGTTCTCGACTCCGGCGAGGCGGAGGACGGGTTCAACCTCGATCGCCGCAATGTCAAGTCTATCTTGCTGGTAAATTTGATTTGTTGATCAAAAGTTTCAAGTTGGAATTTCACTAATTCTGGTCCGTGCATGGCGCAGGATATGCTGCTGGCTGGAGTGGACACGTCAGCAGCAGCAGTGGAATGGGCGCTGTCTGACCTAATCAAGCATCCAGAAGAAATGAAGAAACTCCAGAAAGATCTAGAAGAAGTTGTGGGGCCAAACCAAATGGTGGATGAATCTCATTTGTCAAAACTAAAATACCTTGATTGTGTGATCAAAGAATCCATGAGGCTCCACCCGGTGGGCACGTTGCTCATCCACGAGGCTAGGGAAGACTGCGAGGTCAGTGGGTTCCATATTCCGAACAAAGCAAGAATTCTCGTGAACACATGGGCCATCGGGAGGGATCCCGAAGCTTGGACCGACCCTGAGAGATTTGACCCTGGCAGATTTTTAGGTGGCAATTTTGATTTTCGGGGTCGAGATTTTCAGTTCATACCGTTTGGATCGGGTAGAAGAAGTTGCCCCGGGTTGCATTTAGGGCTGACCGTGGTTCGATTGATGTTGGCGCAGTTGGTTCATTGCTTTAATTGGGAGCTCCCTGATGGAATGGTGGCCGCTGATCTGGACATGTCTGAGCATTTTGGTTTAGTCACCTCAAGGGCTAACCATTTAATGGCTATACCGGTTTATAAGTTGCACGTTTGACTAAAAGTACAAGAATGTTTCTCATTTCatgtattttttcttttaatgttGTCTTATGTATATTACATGTAGAAAACCCTTGTTAGTGGCATCGGTTGATGCatggatatatatatgaataatgGTATATAGTAATctacaattagaatttattgttaattaactTAATTAGAATTTAGTAAATCGTACTTCCTCcatctcaattcaataggtcataTTTCTTTATTTGGACGTCATAATTCAATAGGTcacttcctaaaatggaaaatcaacatataataaatatcttcacataactcattatttacaccaaatgtCATTGTACCTCACACATAGCTAGTTATCTCTTCTTTATTTATTTCTCCTACTTTTTGGACAAATATATCCtcaaaaaaagttattttttctctcctataaattatttgtttcttaACATTCGTGCCCGACCCTTctggcctattgaattgggacggagggagtaattcttaatatatatatatatatatatatatataggagaagactaaaataaaaatcaaagttagactataaaataggaaccattttcagcccttggatcatcaagatctacggttaattcatcaccttgttggaataattcattgtcctgagttcgaatctcataggtagcaaaaaaatttaattaagatgATCAATAataattcttcatttttttgttGGGGTGATTCAAATATCCATCCTAATAATTAAAGGAGAAATGTTTTAACAAATGAGTTGTGCTtgattgtttgtttgttttatttacCTTGAaagactttaatttaaaatgcatGTAGTTGCATGGCACCTATATGTACATGAGTATATGGGGTGGGAATTAAATCTACCCACATCAATAAAACatcttacaaaactacccactttgaaagtcaaagaccgaaaagtacacttgatggtgatggcttgcttggttttttgtaaaagttcttacacttttcttacacaagtacaattgtgtaagaaaatgtgtaagataggtagttaaaaatgcacaaaatcagataaatgtgcaattattgtaagatgattgacgtataatgccctaagtttgaaaataatgaaggtaagtttgtgtataataaaacagtaatacgaggatgtaaaaaattgtactttaagtatatttggaaaccaaaaaaaattctgaacctaatgtatacattatccgccagtaaaaaatAGCCGCTAGCAAAAGCCGCCGGGTTTTTATCCCGGCGGCTTTTGCGAGCggctattattaattcaaatataaaaaaattattataaaccctaaatggatgagtgaacccttgttaattatctttataatatataaaagcataataaattaaaatgaaataaaaaataatttataaatataaagaaatgaagagtggtacacgtggtacacactatattttgggacagaggatctcattTGCTATTTATAAGCTATGAAATGGATTAAAATTTCAAACTTTATTAAATATGGGAAGGTAAGGAGCTCAAAGTCAGCAGCTGCATtgaatagaaataaataatccGAAACACTAGCTCTGTCTCTGGGAAATACACTAAcgataatatattttatttcattattagATTAAACTACTACTCACATCGAAAACATTTTAgacattaaaattttatgtatacttaataataattcatcttATCAAACAACAAATCATATATTACAATTCTAATACATTTTATTAAACATAAAttgatattttagtaaaaaaacaTCTTCCTCAAATATATCACACTTATAATAATTGGTGAAGCTCGTCATTTACCACCAAATGATTCCTACAATCCTATCAATTAAGAATCAAATGAGTATAGCAATAAACAGAGTCGAACCACAGAGTTAATGCACTAAATTTCCTAAAGTATGaatttggtgtagccaccatgCTTTAAATTTGAGAGTTTGATTATAaactaagaaaaataataaatcaactaattaaaatagcaaacaagatattaattaagaataaaacaTTATCGGCTCTAATAAACCACATTAGTCAGTACTGATCATCAacgcaaagataaattaattctcATGGACCAACCAGTTATAAAATACTGTAAATGCAACGGACATACCCCAATTCTCACATACTTTATCGATAGTTAGCAAGAGACgcttaattaaattaactatttttcttattaaaacACAACCTAGTAGGAAACGCCAAATCTAAATTTAATGTTCCAATAACATTAAGATAAAGGAATCAAATTTAGCCAAATTATCCAAGATACACAAGTAATACTTCGTCTATcaatttattctttattatcGGTACGATAGCTTCGTCACTAATTAGCCTAATTCCAACAATTACTGATTGAGAGAAGTAATTGAcactaatataaattaattgaagGTGATCAAGCTTAAGAAAATCATATTAAAACTCTCTATTCAAagaataaatcaaaattcaattaaattaattaaacaaataattaaatctttCAGATTTTGgactaatattttattattcttattaaatcaaaaaaattaacTATTCATGCTATTAATTATAAACACGAAAGGGGTAAAAATTCGTAAACAtgaataattaagaaataaaataagattcgcTAACTAATTGAGcgcgaaaatatgaaataagtAAAATCAACAATGTTTGCTAATAAAACTCTCGTCCAAAAGCTCGGCAATCTCCAGTACCCAAAGTCAATAACTCATCTCCAATGTTAATGTTAAGATGATAAGAATATACTCTCTCCCTCCCACAAAAAAAACTTGATCATTATCTTTTTTTGCACTGaatttttaagaaattaatGTTTAGTGTAATTgtaaaaagtgaataaagagaaaaaatattaccatataaaaaaatgatcaaaTTACATGAGACAATCTAAAAAGAAATAGTGATCATGTTTCACGAGATGTGGGAGTACCGAAAAAATAACACTcccacttttattaccttccgTTCCGCGAAATttgagtagtattttttttttggattgttTCGCGAAATTTGAGCACTTTCTTTATATGGTaactaaattcaaattcaaatcaataccaaaaaaaaaatactgataATTCCCAATTAATCAAATGTTAGATTGATTAGTCAGCCACCATGAGAGCATCTCCAACGCGTGTGGCGAAAGCCGTGTCGATCCGCGTCGAAGGGCAGGCGGCCTCACTGGAGACCCGGTGTGATTCGAAGCCGTGGCGAAGGCAGGAACGGGGGCGATGGGGGGAGGTGTTTGGCACGTCCTGCGGACGCgccatattaaaaaaatgaaattgtaaaatttgattttttttaaaaaaaaatttaccgtttgatttttttgctttttttagaaaaaaatcgACCGTTTCTAAATTCAAACGGCtagtttgatttttaattttttttcttttctttcccttctataaatattaaataccATACTTCCCCAATCTCAAATTCACTACTTTTTTTATTATCTCAACTACAATTCtcccttcaaaaaatttcttGCAATGGATCGCGAGTTCGACGAATACCTCGAGCAACAATGCAGAGGTTCGACACTTTCTCCTAATGTCTCaatgatggggtttgctccaTTTTTGTAAGGCTCCCATGTCTTGGCTACGGGAAATCTTCCAACGCCCACCAACGTTCAAGAAGTGCCGGAGGCGGAGAAGCCGAAAGCCAAGGGAACCTGCGCCCACTTGTGGCAATCTTGTGGGCGGAGGTTACCCACAATCCTATGTTGGAAACCTCCCaaaagttgctccaatattggggagcaatCGCGGAGAAGTTCAACGCGCTCAAACTGTCGGGAGTGCCGACGCGTAAGCCGGATCATCTCAAATCCCACTTCGCACGTGTCCAAAAGGACACGAAATATTTCGAGGTCTTCTACAACACTTGCAAGGACAATTGGGGCAGCGGTATAAGCGACGACCAAATCACCCAACAAGCCCAGACGATATTCGAGGcgaatttcaagaagcaattctCCTACATGAAAGCTTGAAAATCCTGCGCGAGTGTGAAAGATTCATGTCGCAAGCTGAGGATGTCCACTTCGCGTAGaagtcgaagggctccgatGGCCAAGCAACCACCACTTCTTCGGAGCCGAGTATCACGACgaggccccaaggccaaaaagcggCAAAGCGAGACAAGGGCAAGGGGAAGAAGGGAGAAGAGTCTTCGGGAAACTCGGCGTACTCCGACGTCCTTGAGAAGGTCGCCGAAAGCATGAAGGAGCATACTCTCCAAACAGGGCAAATCGCCGAAGCCAGAAACAAGCAAGCCGAGTTGAAAAGGGAGGAGCTCGATATGAGCCCCTCAGCACGGATATTACGCACATGACGGATGCACAAAAGACATTGCACAACCACATggtccaagaagtgctcaagcgtcgtaAACTTATCTAGAgtaagattttaatttatgtagttttttttttctttagtttaaattaattttagtttaattattgtaatgttgaattttaattttaatgaaatttggaatttaaaaataaaaatgtagaaatatgaattttgtgaaaATAAGGATTTAAGACCTACACTCTAAGATCCAATGCATCGGAGAGACATGTGTCTTAAGAgttaagacacaatgcattggagatggaTTGGTGCCCTACAGAGCTACtaatcaatatattttactcAATTTATGGTCGGCCCAATCCACATACAaaaattgtattaaaaaaaataaaaacctcTCAATGTGGGAAGTTAAAATAATCCTCACTTGTGCATTTCAACAAACACGTACCAATCATCAATTGATTTGGATTggattcacacacacacaccttgAGAAAAATCATAGTTTTTGGATTGAAAATGGCTTGGATTTGGGCGGCGGCAGTAGCAGCAGCGATCCCATTATTCCTCTACCTCCTTCATCAATGGCGGAACCTCtcaaacaagaagaagaagctccctCCCGGCCCCAAAGGCCTTCCAATCATCGGCCATTTCCACCTACTCAGCAGCAATCCTCACCAAGATCTCCACCGCCACTACAAGAAATTAAGGGTTTTAGCCACACATGGATGTGTGGTTAAAAGTATATTTATGTGTCACTGTTTATTTTTGCCCACACATAAGTCAAATGTCAACATGTGTGGGTAAAACTTTGTAAAGAAAGGGTTTTATCCACACATATgtatatgtgtgggtaaatcaCCAAacatttacctacacatatataTGTCACGAATAATACATTTTATGTGTGAGAAAAGATGTTTATGATATACTGCAGCGATGATGTGGAAATGACATGGCATTTACACGTGGCAAattttatgtgtgggtaaatcaTCAAATATTTGCCTACATATATATGTCACTAAAGGTATATTTATATGTgtggagaaaaatatttttttagtaattgaattttagaaaaaatattactattttcaaatattataacCTTTTATTAgtcaattataattataataaaaaaatcaaaaatcaaaaatcaaatactcAACATATTAAATATAACAAGAATATCACACAGaacatttacataaaaaaatatttaacaaaatCAAAGTACAAGTCTGAAATTACTAActacatataattttaaatgtcTAAATTACTAAGCACTTAATCTACAACTCGCAATTAATCTAGGACTCATAATTTTTCTTCAAGCTCTTGATCAAAAAGCAACTCCGTTGTACATTGGAAGAGTTGAACATTGGTTAACCATCGCGACAACTTTTTCAATGACTCCTGCCAAGATAAAAGAAACAAGATATTAGTCAACATACACAATTCAACATATTTTAAGGTACAAATAACAAAGTTAAAATGacttaaaaattataattgatcCAATTGTTAGTTTAATCAATTGATTTCAGTTATTGAAAGAATCAATTCTCAAGCTAGAAGAAACAAGAGTGAGTATAAGTGGATAACTTGAGCTTGAATCCTAAATGAAGGATATGAGGGAAGAAAGAGATAATTGACTCCATGGTGAGAAAGAGCCGCAGAACATCAGCCCCCTTCTACTACTAAAATCCACCACAATCAAGAAAACATTAATCAAACAATTAACAATAATATtactaaaatcaaattaaaaaaaatgaaaaagaagtaGAAAGTGAAGTACCTTCCATAATAACTCTGGCATATCTAGAGCAGGTTTGACAATTGCAAGCTCAAGAGCTCTGCATATCTAGAGCAGGTTGGTCAATTGTAAGCTCAAAAAGAGGTCTGATGCGTTCAGGCGTGGCATGCCCCATACTTCCAACCACCTATGCATTTCATCAAACAATAAGTTTTGGAGATCATGTATTGAAGAAGCAAACTTGCTGCATCATACCATGGTTGAGATGTATGTTCGTCCTTCAGGAGGACCCAACCAGGCTAATCCATAGTCTGTGAGCTTAGCGTTCCACTGCTCATCTAGAAGAAAGATCGACGATTTGAAGTCCCTGAAGATAGCCTAGCATTGCAGATACCAAAATACATAAGCCTAATGATGCAAAAGTGCAAGTAAGAACACACCCAAATGCAAAGAAACTAACCTGAAAATCTATTTCCTCGTGCAAGTAGGCTAGGAAATGAATTAACCGAGCTCTGAAAACTCCCTTAAAAACACACCTGAGTCCACCCTTCCCAGTCACGAATGGCAAGCTATCTCTAAATCAGAAACTTTTCttcaatatttaaaaattgaaattttgagacAGCTAGTGTTCAAATATTTATAGAACCTCCATTTAGTTTTGCAACATGTAATACAGAACACAAATCTAAACATATAAAACTTAGCATCTTGAACAAGTCAACAATCCAGATGTAGATTCATTGAATAAGCAGTAAGAAAAAGGTCAAAAAAGAACCTTTGGATATTTCCAGCTGAAAATTTTAAGAGAATTT
This window encodes:
- the LOC130993970 gene encoding cytochrome P450 71AU50-like; this translates as MAWIWTTAIAAISLFLYLLHQWRNPSNKKKLPPGPKGLPIIGHFHLLSKNPYHDLHRLARKYGPIMYTRFGSIPTIIVSSPSAAELFLKTHDLSFASRPHSEAAYHMGYEQRNIVFGRYGPYWRSMRKLCTLELLSALKVGQFEPMRRAELAILVSSLREAAAAREVVDMSAKIMSTNADMTCLMVFGRKFAERDFDERGFKEVMVETMVESAAFNLGDYFPYLRWLDLWGSVRRLKKLSVIFDAFLEKIIDDHVERKERSHDFVDTMLSVLDSGEAEDGFNLDRRNVKSILLDMLLAGVDTSAAAVEWALSDLIKHPEEMKKLQKDLEEVVGPNQMVDESHLSKLKYLDCVIKESMRLHPVGTLLIHEAREDCEVSGFHIPNKARILVNTWAIGRDPEAWTDPERFDPGRFLGGNFDFRGRDFQFIPFGSGRRSCPGLHLGLTVVRLMLAQLVHCFNWELPDGMVAADLDMSEHFGLVTSRANHLMAIPVYKLHV
- the LOC130994492 gene encoding receptor-like protein kinase ANXUR2 — protein: MVAASATPIKGAGGRQGGDRKKSNIEIRQDSLPFVTGKGGLRCVFKGVFRARLIHFLAYLHEEIDFQAIFRDFKSSIFLLDEQWNAKLTDYGLAWLGPPEGRTYISTMVVGSMGHATPERIRPLFELTIDQPALDMQSS